The genomic stretch GGCCCGCGCCTACCGCGCCGCCTCGGAAACCACCCTGGCCGAGGCGGTTGCCGAGCTTCTTTAGGGATTCTTTGGCGGCTTCTCGCATCGTTCTCCCATCAGAACTTCTTCCGAGGAGACTCCGTTGAAGCACCGCCTTGTCGCCCTGGCCGCCCTCGTCGCCGTCTCCCTCACCGGAGGCTGCGGCCTCATCGAATCCGCCGTGAACGGCACGCCCGCTCCGGCCGCGACCACCGCCACCGCCACCGCCAAGCCCGTTCCCGCCGGGACGAAGCCGACCGCCGACACCGGTTTCGGCTCGGTCAAGGACTCGGGTGACATCCCCGACGTGTGCAAGCTGCTCTCCGAGCAGGAGGTGACGTCGCTGACCGGCCGCGAGATCACCCAGATCGACGAGGACGGCGCCGAGCCCGGCGAGCCCAGCCGCTACTGCCAGTGGCAGCAGGAGGGCGGCCAGCTGGCGGTCTTCCTGAGCCGCACCACCGCCGAGGACTTCGACGTGATGATCGCCGAGGCGTCGCCGGTGGACGGCGTGGGCGAGGACGCGTTCCTGCTCGCCGGCCACCTGTACGTCCTGTACGGCACGGTGCAGCTCGACATCTACTCGCGCGGCGCCTCCGACGACCAGAACCTGGCCGACGCCAAGAAGGTGGCCAAGGTCCTCATCCCCCGCGTCTGACGCGCCTACGATGGTTCATGGGTAACGCTTTCCTGCGGTGGCGGGAGCCGGCCGTCCGGCTCCTGTCGCGTGCCGTTCCCGGTGACGTGCTGTGGTTTGTGGACACCCGGGAACCCGTGTTCGCGTTGACGTTCGATGACGGGCCGCATCCGGAGACGACGCCGGGGTTGCTCGATGTGTTGCGCGAGCACGGAGCGAAGGCCACCTTCTTTCTGATCGGCGAGCGTGTGCGGACGCATCCCGGGCTGGTCGAGCGGATCGCCGCCGAGGGGCATGAGCTGGGGAACCACCTGATGCGGGACGAGCGGTCGGTGCTGGCGCCCGATGAGCGGTTCGCGCGGGAGCTGGCCGAGACGAGCGCCTTGCTCAGCCCGTACGGGGAAATCAGGTGGTTTCGCCCGGGGGCCGGGTTCTTCACGCCGCGCATGCTGCGGACCGCGGGCGAGCAGGGGTTGCGGGCGGTGCTGGG from Paractinoplanes brasiliensis encodes the following:
- a CDS encoding DUF3558 family protein is translated as MKHRLVALAALVAVSLTGGCGLIESAVNGTPAPAATTATATAKPVPAGTKPTADTGFGSVKDSGDIPDVCKLLSEQEVTSLTGREITQIDEDGAEPGEPSRYCQWQQEGGQLAVFLSRTTAEDFDVMIAEASPVDGVGEDAFLLAGHLYVLYGTVQLDIYSRGASDDQNLADAKKVAKVLIPRV
- a CDS encoding polysaccharide deacetylase family protein; protein product: MGNAFLRWREPAVRLLSRAVPGDVLWFVDTREPVFALTFDDGPHPETTPGLLDVLREHGAKATFFLIGERVRTHPGLVERIAAEGHELGNHLMRDERSVLAPDERFARELAETSALLSPYGEIRWFRPGAGFFTPRMLRTAGEQGLRAVLGTVVTADKDEIRPGSIVVLHEGTSERRGVVAATDELLTAVDLRAVTVSVLVD